In Leifsonia sp. PS1209, the genomic stretch CCGGGCGAGCGCGCTCGACGCGAAGCCGAGGCGCGGGCGCAGCTCCGACAGGTCGCTGTGACCGATCGGCTCGCCGAGCACTTCCGCCTCACCGGAGGTGGGGTGCAGCGCGGCGGCGGCGATCTGCAGCAGCGTCGTCTTGCCTGCGCCGTTCGGGCCGAGGACGACCCACCGTTCGTCGGGCTCCACCGTCCAGTTCACCGAATCGAGAACCGCATTCCCGTCGCGGACGACGGACACATCGTGAAGCTGAAGAACGCTGGACATACCCTCTAGCCTAGCGGCGCGATCAGGCCAGGACGGACCGGTACAGCTCCCGTGTCTGCTCCGCGATGGAGGCCCAGCTGAACGCCGTTTCGGCCCGCAGCCGGCCGGCGCTGCCCATCAGAGCCGCACGCTCCGGGTCGCCGACCACCTCGGTCAGCGCCGCTGCCAGGTCGGCGACGAACGCATCCGGATCGGTGGGCGTCCCCGTGCCGTCCGTGGCCTGCTCGATGGGCACCAGCCGTCCCGTCACGCCGTCCACGATCACCTCGGGGATGCCTCCCGTCGCCGTGCCGACCACCGGCAGCCCGCAGGCCATCGCCTCGAGGTTCACGATGCCGAGCGGCTCGTAGATGGACGGGCAGACGAACACGGTGGACGCGGTCAGCGCCACCCGCAGCTCCTCCTGTGACAGCAGCCTGTCGATCCAGACCACGCCGTCGCGCTCCGCCTGCAGCTGCTCGACGCCCCTGCTGACCTCCGCCATGATCTCCGGCGTGTCCGGCGCTCCAGCGCAGAGGATGACCTGCACCTCCTTCGGCAGCATCCGGGCGGCGCGCAGCAGGTACGGCAGGCCCTTCTGCCTGGTGATCCTGCCGACGAAGATCACGGCGGGACGGTCGGGATCGATGCCGAGCGCTCTCGCCCGGTCGTCGTCGTCGAGCGGCTGCCAGCGGTCGAGGTCGATGCCGTTGTAGATCACGGTCACCCGCTCGGGGTCGAGCGCGGGGTATGCGGCCAGGATGTCGCGGCGCATCCCCTCGCTCACCGCGATCACGCGGTCCGCGGCCTCGAACGCCGTCTTCTCCGCCCAGCTCGACACGCGGTATCCGCCGCCGAGCTGCTCGGCCTTCCAGGGCCGCAGCGGCTCCAGGCTGTGCGCGGTGACGATGTGCGGGATGCCGTGCAGCAGCTTCGCGAGGTGGCCGCCGCTGTTCGCGTACCAGGTGTGCGAGTGCACCAGGTCGGCTCCCCCGCAGTCCTGCGCCATCTGCAGGTCGACGCCGAGTGTGCTGATCGCGGCATTCGCGCCGGCGAGTTCATGCGGCACGCGGTATGCGTGCACGTCCTCTTCGGTGCGCGGCTCGCCGAAACAGCGCACCTGCACCTCCGTGTCCGTGCGCAACGCCCGGACGAGTTCGGTGACGTGCACACCGGCTCCGCCATAGATGTCCGGCGGGTATTCCCGGGTCAGAAGATCAACGCGCATGTCGTGAACGCTAGTACAGGTCGCATGTTGCCTCTACTGTGGTGGCATGGCAGGCAAGAAGATCTTCGGCATTGTTCTCGCGGGTGGCGAAGGGAAGCGGTTGATGCCGTTGACGGCAGACCGCGCGAAGCCGGCCGTTCCGTTCGGCGGGCAGTATCGACTCATCGACTTCGCGCTCTCGAATCTCATCAATTCGCAGCTGCGCCAGATCGTCGTCCTGACCCAGTACAAGTCGCACAGCCTCGACAGGCACGTCTCGCAGACCTGGCGGCTCGACGGGATGCTCAACTCGTACATCGCGTCCGTGCCCGCCCAGCAGCGCCTCGGAAAGCGCTGGTTCAGCGGCTCGGCCGACGCGATCCTGCAGAGCCTCAACCTGCTGCGCGACGAGAAGCCGGACATCGTGGTCGTCGTCGGCGCCGACCACGTCTACCGGATGGACTTCGGCCAGATGATCGAGGCGCACATCGCATCCGGCGCTCCCGCGTCCGTCGCGGCGATCCGCCAGCCGATCGGCCTGGCCGACCAGTTCGGCGTGATCGAGGTCGACCCGGAGCGCCCGGACAGGATCGGCGCGTTCCGCGAGAAGCCGAGCGACCCGATCGGGCTGCCGGACTCGCCCGGCGAGGTGCTCGCCTCGATGGGCAACTACGTCTTCGACGCCGACGCGCTGATCGACGCGGTCGTGCGCGACGGCGACCGGCCGGACTCCAACCACGACATGGGTGGAGACATCATCCCCGACTTCGTGGCGCGCGACGAGGCGGCCGTCTACGACTTCAACCGCAACGACGTTCCGGGCTCGACCGACCGCGACCGCTACTACTGGCGGGATGTGGGAACGATCGACTCGTTCTTCGAGGCCCACCAAGACCTGATCTCCGCCCTCCCGGTGTTCAACCTCTACAACCGCGAGTGGCCGATCTTCAGCCAGGTGCTCAACTCGCCCCCGGCGAAGATCGTGCGCGACGGCCGCGGAGCGCTCGGCACGACCATCGACTCGATCGTGTCGCTCGGCTCCGTGATCTCGGGCGCCCACCTGGAGCGCAGTGTGCTCGGACCGTGGGCGACCGTCGACTCCGGCGCCAAGGTCGTCGACTCTGTGGTCTTCGAGCGCGCGGTGATCGGCGCGAACGCGTTCGTCGGCCGCGCGATCCTGGACAAGGACGTGGTGGTCGCGGAAGGCGCATCCATCGGGGTCGACCCCGAGCGCGACCGCGCACGCGGCTTCACCGTCACCGACTCCGGGCTCACCGTTGTCGGCAAGGGAGTGCACGTCGTTCCATGACCGGGAGGAGCACCACAGCAACAACAGCAGCACGTTTCCTCGTCGTCCTCGACGCAGACTCGACCCTCATCCACGACGAGGTCATCGAGCTGCTGGCCGAGGAGGCCGGCGCACGCCAGGAGGTGGCGGAGGTCACCGAACGCGCGATGCGCGGAGAACTGGACTTCGAGCAGAGCCTGCGCGAGCGCGTCAAGACACTCGCCGGACTGCCGTCCTCCGTGTTCTCGCGGGTCGGTGAGCGCATCACGGTGACGGACGGCGTCCCAGAGCTGATCGCCGGGGTGCACGCGGCGGGCGGGGTGGTGGGCGTCGTCTCCGGCGGCTTCCACGAGACGCTCGACCCGCTGGGCGAACGCCTCGGCCTCGACCACTGGCGCGCCAACCGGCTGGAGGTCGTCGACGGCGTCCTCACCGGAGCCGTGACCGGCGGGGTCGTGGATGCGGAGGCCAAAGCGTCCGCGCTGCGCGCGTGGGCGGAGGACGCCGGCATCCCGCTGGCTCAGACCGTCGCGATCGGCGACGGCGCGAACGACCTCCGGATGATGGCGGTGGCCGGGCTGTCCGTCGCGTTCAACGCGAAGCCGGCGGTGCGGGCAGCGGCCGATGTGGTGGTGGACCGCCAGGATCTGTCCCAGGTGCTTCCGCTGCTCGGGCTGCGAGGCTGATCCACGTCGCGCGCCGGGTGGCGCGCGCGGATGCACGCTTCTTCGCCCGGTGCCTGGCGCGCCTCGTCGGCACGGCGATCAGCGCCAGCAGCGCGATCAGCCCGACGAACAGCCACGGGCTCCGGATGCTCGCCATCGCCTCCCCGACGCCCGGCACCGACCACACCAGTCGCTGGGCGCCGTCCGTCACGTCGTACGGGGTGGCGTCCTCCGCCTCGTTGGCATCGCCGCGCATCCGGATGAGCCGGAGGTCGCCGTGGCGCTCTGCACCGACCACGCGGTGCGTCACGAGCTTCCCGTCGCCGACGCGCGGCGCGCCGACGACGTCTCCCACCAGGATGTCGTCGGCGGTGACGGGCACGGTCAGCGCCAAGGAGCCCGCCGGAATGCCCGGCGCCATCGACCCGGTCTGGAAGATGATCGGACGCACCCCGGTGACGAACGCGACGGCGCCGACCACCACGCAGAGCACCCCGGCGACGGCGGCGGCGTTGAGCGTGATCCGTGCGATCCGCCCGAGCGGCCTCTGCCGTCTCGGCATCACGGCCACCGGTGGACGACGATCGGTGAGCTGAACGAGTTCCTGCCGACGGTGTCGTGCGTGCCGAGCTGCCCGGCCGTGTTCGACCCGGCCGCCGAATAGACGCCGTCGGTGCCGATGAGCAGCGAGTGCTGATTGCCCTCCGCGACATCGCCCACATCCATTCCGCCGGGTAGCGGCACAGGGGTCGGCGTCGCACGGTCGACGGAGTCGCCGAGGCCGAGCTGCCCCGAGCTGTTCAGCCCCCAGCCGTAGAGCACATGGTCGTCGCCCCACGCGAAGAATGAGCTCGGGCCCGACTGGGGCAGGCTGGCGACGGCGTGCCGGATGGGGACGCCGGAGAGGGTGGCGTTCTGGGCGAACACGAACGTGCCGTCGCAGCTGTACAGGCGCCCGTCGGCCATCCAGGCGAACACGAAGGCGTCCCCGGCGTTGACGCCCGCGACCGTCCCGTCGGCCGGGAGTCCGCTGAACGTCACGCCGAGCTGGTTGTTGAAGAACGACCCCCAGCCCAGCACGGTCGTTCCGTCGTCGGTGACCGCGGTGCCGAAGTGCCTCCCCGCCGCCGCGCTGGTCACGAACCGGCCGGCGAGGCCCTGCGCCGTCACCTGCTCCGGGACGGGCAGCACTCCCGCGCCTGCCCGCCCGAGCCGTCCTCCGCCGTTGTTCCCCCACGAGAACAGCCGTCCGTCGCTCGTCCACGCCAGGAAGTAGAACCCGCCGGCCGAGACGCCGATCACGTCCTGCCCCGAGAGTTCGGGGATGAGCCCGGGGACGGCCCCGCTCGGCGCGTACTCGCTGTTGCCCCAGGTGTACACATCCCCCGTATCGGTCAGCGCCACGGAGCCGTCGACCCCCGCAGACGCGGACACCACCGCGGCGCCGCCGGGAATGGCCACACTGGTCGGCACATCCCGGGCGACGGTGTCGCCGAGGCCGAGCTGCCCGAGGCCGTTGGTTCCCCACGAGTACAGCTGCCCCGCCGCCGTCCAGCCGAGGGAGAAGTCCACTCCGGCCTCGACGCCGGCGAACAGCACCGGTACCCCCGCGGTGGACGCGAAGCGCGTCTCCACGCTCCCGCCGTCGACGAACCCCGCCGACGAGGCGGGAGTCAGCGCGGCTAACAGCAGCCCGGCCACGGCCAGGAGGTGGACACGCCGTGGTGCCATCACTCGTGCTCCCTCCGTCCTTCCCTCCGCCGGAACGCCGCCCGTGCCGCGACGCCGAGCACGAGCAGGGCGACGGCCAGCACGACCACCCCGGACACCTCGATCCCGGTGTTCGGCAAGTGCGGTGGCGTGTCCGCGCGCGGGGGCCGCGCGACGACCGCGCCGTCGCACTGCTGCGGCGCGACCTGCGTCGCCGTGAAGAACAGCGTCGCCGTTCCGCTCTGCGCCTGGTACTCGTTCCCCGCCTCAGGGGGAAAGGCGGCGCTGACGTGCACGGTCACCGTGGCGTGAGCGGGCAGCGCGTCGTCCAGCGCTGCGCACCGGGCGCTGCCCGCATCCGGGGTCACGGTGAACGACACGACGAGGGGATGCGCGCCCTGGAAGAGCTGGCCGTCACGTGTCACGTGATCGCTCAGACGGACCGGGTACGGTGCGCTGTTGGTCACGGTGACCGTCGCGTCCACCGAGTCGCCGGGCTTCAGGTCTCCGAACACCAGCCCCGGCGGGTCTGAGATCAGCGACGCCCGCTGGGCCGGCAGGTCTGCCTCCATGGTCATCCCCTCGTCCTCCTCGTCGTCGCTGCCGGCCTACGCCTGCGATGCAGTGAAGGGGAACACCACCGATACGCTCTGGCCGGCGACATCGGTGGCTGCCGTCGGGTCGAGCGTGACTTCGAGATGCAGCGTGCGCCCGTTGACCGATCCCCCGGAGGCGATGTCGAGCGCCGAGAACGCCGCGGCCGTCAGCGGTCCGCTGTAGAGCGTCGACGCGTCGCTCGTGTCGGTGATCACGATGCTCAGGCTGTCCTCCAGCGCGGCAGCCGGTGCGCCGGCGTCGTTCGTGATCTGGGGCACGCCGAGGTCGAGGTTCGCGTCGATCGTGCCGGAGTTGAAGACCTGCAGGTCGCGCTCGACCGTGTCACCCGGGGCCAGGTTGTCGAAGCCCGCGCTGAAGTCCACCAGGTAGTTGGTGGGATTGCCGTCCTGATCCGCGTCGAACTTCAGGTCGAGCGAGCCCGACGTGAACTGCGTCTCCACGTTGCCGGTGTCCGTGAACGCCGCGAGCGTCATGCCGATGCCCGCCGTCAGGACGATGCCCATGGCCGCTAGGACCTTGACTCTGGGCGTGAGCGTCTTCGCCATTGTTGTGCCACCTCTGAATCGAGCGCTGTCGCGCTGTACGGGATGCGGAGGTGCCGGCGAAGATTCGCCGTCCGCATCCCGATTGCGCGTCAACCTATCCCGCGGGGTGACCACAGAGCTAGTTACATTGCCATTTGTATGTCAGTATTCCGATATAGGTTTAGTGTCCCATACCAAGACCGCCGTCGACAGGAATAACGGCGCCCGAGATGTATCCGGCGTCCTCCCCCGCGACCCACGCGACGACCTTCGCGACCTCGCCGGCGGTGGCGAATCGTCCGGCCGGGATGTTGCGCTTGTATTCGGCCTGCTGCGTCTCCGGCAGCGCAGCGGTCATGTCGGTCTCGATGAAGCCGGGCGACACGACGTTGGCGGTGATCCCGCGCCCGCCGAGCTCCCTGGTGATCGAGCGGGCCATGCCGACCAGTCCGGCCTTCGACGCCGCGTAGTTGACCTGACCGGCGCTGCCGTAGAGCCCGACGACGCTCGAGATGAAGACGATGCGGCCGAACCTGGCCTTGAGCATCCCCTTGGATGCGCGCTTGACGACGCGGAACGAGCCGCCGAGGTTGGTGTCGACCACCGTGTCGAAGTCCTCGTCGGTCATGCGCATCAGCAGCGTGTCGCGGGTGATGCCCGCGTTCGCCACGACGACCTCCACCGGCCCGAGCTTCTCCTCGATCTCCGCGAACGCCGCGTCGACAGCCGCGGAGTCCGTGACATCGGCGCGGACGGTGAGCGCGCCGTCCGGGCCCTCCCCGGAGCGGGCCGTGACGGCCACCCGGTGGCCCTGGGCCAGGAACTCCTCCGCGATGGCGTAGCCGATGCCGCGGTTTCCTCCTGTGACGAGCACGGTGCGCTGGGTAGTCATGCATTTTCCTCTCAATAGAAACGCTCACCAGTTTATGGACGTAGTCTTGGTGGAACGCACATGAAGCAACCACACCCGTCGATCACGAATCTTCCGCTCTCCCCCGACGAAGAGCGACGACACCGGATGATCAAGTATTCGGTCGCCATGGGCATCCGTGTGGTCTGCATCTTCGCGATCCTGTTCGTTCCGGGCTGGTGGGCGATCATCCCGCTGATCGGCGCCATTTTCCTGCCGTACTTCGCCGTGGTCGTCGCGAACGTCTCGACCGACCCGCGTCGAGCGGAAGTTCAGCGTCCGGGGAATATCCTTCCCATGACCCCTCCACCATCGGCGGGACGCGCAGACGACGATTCGAGAGGCACGCACGAGTGATCGGCTTCGGTGAACCGGAACCCCTGACGTGCTCGCGCGCGGGCTGCCGTGAGCAGGCCGCCTGGCGCATCGAATGGCGCAACCCGAAGATCCACTCGGAAGACCGCGTGAAGGTCTGGCTCGCCTGCGACGAGCACGTCGACTATCTGAGAGAGTTCCTGGGCGCGCGGGACTTCCCACTGAGCGTGCATCCCGTCGTGCCCCCGGTGGCCGAGAGGACGACGGCGTGAGCGGCAGCGGTGGCTGGCGGTTCGCGTTCTCCCGTCGCTGGCTGGGCTACCTGGCGTTCGCCGTCGCGTTCGCGATCGCCTGCGGCTGCCTGTCCGCCTGGCAGCTCGCCCGCAGCAAGGAGGCGGCGGCGGCCAACGCGCTGATCTCCGACAACTTCTACTCGAAGCCCGTCCCGCTCACCGACGAGCTCGGCTCCCTCAACGCGTACTCCCCGAAGCAGGAGTGGACGCGCGTGCAGGTCACCGGCACGTACCAGAAGGACGACGAGCTGCTGGTGCGCAACCGCCCGTTCAACGGCAGCCCCGGGTTCGAGGTGCTCACGCCCCTGCGCACGGCAGACGGCGCCCTGTTCATGATCGACCGCGGCTGGGTGCCGACCGGCAACACCACGGATGCGCCGGACAGCGTCCCCGCCGCCCCGTCCGGCACCGTCACCGTCGTCGCCCGCCTCAAGGCCAGCGAGCCGGCCATCCCGGGCCGCACGGCCGTCGGCCGTCAGGTGGGCACCATCCAGCTCTCCGTTGTGAAGCAGAAGCTCGGCACCGACGACGTGTACACGGGCGCGTACGGCCTGCTCGACTCGCAGAAGCCGTCACCGGCGTCGACGCCGACCCCCACGGTCACCGACCCGCCCACCCAGGATGAGGGACTGCACTGGTCGTACATGATCCAGTGGATCATCTTCGCCCTGATCGGCTTCTTCGGCCTCGGCTACGCGCTGCTCACGGAGTACCGCAAGCGCAACGAGCACACCCCGGAGGAGCAGGCGAAGGCCGCCGAGCGCCAGCGGAAGCGGGCGCTCAAGCGGACGGACTCCGACGTGGAGGACGAACTGATCGACGCGACCCGCTAGACGCGACGCGCTAGGCCAGCGAGATCAGTTCCAGGTAGTCCCTGTTCCAGTGGTCCTCGACGCCGTCGGGCAGGATGAGGACGCGCTCGGGGTTCAGCGCCTCGACGGCACCCTCGTCGTGACTGACCAGGACGACGGCGCCCTCGTAGTGCGCCAGCGCATCCAGGATCTCCTCGCGGCTCGCGGGGTCGAGGTTGTTCGTCGGCTCGTCGAGGAGCAGCACGTTCGCACCGGAGACGACGATCATCGCGAGGGCGAGACGCGTCTTCTCCCCACCGGACAGCACGCCGGCCGGCTTGTGCGAGTCGTCGCCGGTGAACAGGAACGAGCCGAGCACGCGGCGCGCCTCCGTCTCGGCCAGATTCGGTGACGCGGACATCATGTTCTGCAGAACGGAGCGGTCGACGTCGATCGTCTCGTGCTCCTGCGCGTAGTAGCCGATGCGAAGGCCGTGACCGGGCTCCACCTGGCCGGTGTCCGGCTTGTCGACGCCGGCGAGCATCCGGAGCAGCGTGGTCTTCCCCGCGCCGTTCAGCCCGAGGACGACCACCTTGGAGCCGCGGTCGATCGCGAGGTCGACGGCGGTGAAGATCTCCAGAGAGCCGTAGCTCTTGGAGAGATCGCTGGCCTGCAGCGGGGTGCGGCCGCAGGGTGCGGGCGTCGGGAAGCGCAGCTTGGCCACGCGGTCGACGGCGCGCACGTCCTCGAGCCCGGCCAGCAGCTTCTCCGCGCGCGCGACCATCTGGTGCGCAGCGGCGGCCTTGCTCGCCTTCGCGCCGAACTTGGCGGCCTGCAGCTGCAGGACCCCCGCCTTCTTCTCCGCGTTGGCGCGCTCCTTCTTGCGGCGCTCCTCGTCGGCGGCGCGCTGGCGCTGGTAGTGCTTCCAGCCCATGTTGTAGATGTCGATGACCTGACGGTTCGCATCCAGGTAGAAGACGCGGTTGACGGTCTCCCCCACCAGCTCCACATCGTGCGAGATGACGATGAAACCGCCGGTGTAGTTCTTCAGGAACTCACGAAGCCAGATCACCGAGTCCGCGTCGAGGTGGTTGGTCGGCTCGTCGAGGATCATCGTGCGCGCGTCGGAGAACAGGATGCGTGCCAGCTCGATGCGACGCCGCTGACCACCGGACAGCGTCTTCAGCGGCTGGTCCAGGATGCGGTCCGGCAGGTTCAGGTTGCTCGCGATCGACGCGGCCTCCGCCTCGGCGGCATACCCGCCGAGCATCTGGAAGCGCTCCTCCAGCGACCCGTACTTCTTCATTCCGGCGGCGGACACCTTCTCGTCCGAGCTCGCCATGTCGAGCGTCGCCTGCTGCATCCCGAGCACGATCGACCCGAGGCCGCGGGCGTCCAGGATGCGGGTGCGCGCCAGGTCTTCCAGGTTGCCGGAACGCGGGTCCTGCGGCAGGTAGCCGAGCTCCTCCGTGCGATCGACCTTTCCGCCGTTCGGCAGCAGGTCGCCGGCCAGCACCTTGGTGAGCGTGGTCTTCCCCGCTCCGTTGCGGCCGACGAGACCGATCTTGTCGCCGGGCGCGACTCGGAAGCTCACGTTCTCCATGAGCAACCGGGCTCCGACTCGGAGCTCGAGGTCTTGCACGGCAAGCACAGTCAATCCATTCGTTCGTTCGGGAAGGTGTCGTTCGGGAAGGCGTCGTTCACGCCAGTGGTCCCGGAGCGCGCGCGAGCTGCTGCTCGCGGCGGTCCGGGACCACTCGCACGGTGTCTTGCTAGATGGCGAAGCCGAGCGCGCGCATCATGTCGCGCCCGTCGTCGGTGATCCGCTCGGGACCCCACGGCGGCATCCACACCCAGTTGATGCGGAACGCCTCGACGATGCCGTCGAGCGACTCTGCGGTCTGCTCCTCCAGCACGTCGGTGAGCGGGCAGCCTGCGCTCGTCAGGGTCATCGAGATGATGAGGGCGTTGTTCTCGTCATCCCAGGCCAGGTCGTAGATGAGGCCCAGGTCGACGACATTGATCCCGAGCTCGGGGTCCATGACGTTCTTCAGCGCCTCTTCGACCTGGTCGAAGAGCGCGGAGCTCAGCGTGGCGGGCATACCGGAAGCCTACGCCTCTGTCAGCTCGGCGGCGTCGGCCTTGGCCGGCTCCGGAGCATCCACGAAACGGTCGTAGCCCTCTTCCTCGAGCCGCTCTGCGAGCTCGGGGCCGCCCTGCTCCGCCACACGGCCGGCGACGAAGACGTGCACGAAGTCCGGCTTGATGTAGCGCAGGATGCGCGTGTAGTGCGTGATCAGGAGGATGCCGAGGCCGGTGTTCTCCTTGGCGCGGTTGACGCCCTCGGAGACAACCTTGAGCGCATCCACGTCGAGGCCGGAGTCGGTCTCGTCGAGCACGGCGAACTTCGGCTTCAGGAGCTCGAGCTGCAGGATCTCGTTGCGCTTCTTCTCTCCGCCGGAGAAGCCCTCGTTGACGTTGCGCTCTGCGAAGGACGAGTCCATCCTGAGCTTGCCCATCGACTCGCGGACGTCCTTGACCCAGGAGCGGATCGACGGAGCCTCGCCGTCGATAGCCGTCTTGGCGGTGCGCAGGAAGTTGGTGTTGGTGACTCCCGGGATCTCGACCGGGTACTGCATGGCCAGGAAGAGGCCGGCGCGGGCGCGCTCGTCGACGGTCATCGCGAGGACGTCTTCGCCGTCGAGCGTGATGGTGCCGCCGGTGACGGTGTACTTCGGGTGCCCGGCGATCGTGTACGCGAGAGTGGACTTGCCCGACCCGTTCGGGCCCATGATCGCGTGGATCTCGCCTTCGCGGATGGTCAGGTCGACGCCGTTCAGGATGGGCTTGACGCCCTGCTCCGTCTCGACGGTGACGTGGAGGTCGCGGATCTCAAGGACTGACATGGACTAAATCTCTTTCGTTGCGTTCGGGTCGATGTAGACGTCACCGTCGATGAGCTCGACCTGGTAGACGGGGACCGGCTCGTACGCCGGTAGGTTCATGGGCTTGCCGGTGAGCAGGGAGAACTGCGAGCCGTGCGCCCAGCACTCGAGCGTGTCGCCCTCGACGAAACCCTCGGACAGCGAGATCTCGCCGTGCGTGCAGGTGTCTCCGATGGCGTGGATGTCTCCCGCCGAGTCCTTGACGACGGCGATGGGGGTGCCGTCGACGACGACGCGGGTGGCCTGGTCGACCACCAGCTCGTCGGCGGAGCAGACGCGCGTGCCCATCAGCTCCCCACCGTGACGATGGACGAGAGCTCGGCCTCGATGGCGTCCTGCAGACGCTCCTGCAGCGCGGGAGAGCCGATCTGCTGCACGATCTCGCCGAGGAAGCCGCGCACGACCAGTCGGCGTGCCTCGTCCTCCGTGATCCCGCGGGACTGCAGGTAGAACAGCTGCTCGTCGTCGAAACGGCCGGTCGCGCTGGCGTGGCCCGCCCCGACGATGTCGCCCGTCTCGATCTCCAGGTTCGGCACGGAGTCTGCGCGGGCGCCGTCGGTGAGCACGAGGTTGCGGTTCTGCTCGTAGGTGTCGGTGCCGACGGCCTTCGGGCCGATCAGCACGTCGCCGATCCACACGGTGCGCGCTCCGTCGCCCTGCAGCGCGCCCTTGTACGTGACACGGCTGCGGGTGGCCGGTGCGTCGTGGAAGACGTACACCTGCTGTTCGAGGTGCTGGCCGGCGTCGGCGAAGTATGCGCCGAACAGTTCGGCGTCCGCCCGCTCGCCCGCGAGGTGCGCGGACGGGTTGAGCCGCACCACGCCGCCGCCGAGGGTGACCGCGACGTGCTTGAGCAGCGCATCCTGGCCGATGGTGGCGAAGTGGGTGGCGACGTGCAGTGCGTCGTCGTCCCACTCCTGCACGGTCACGACGGTGAGCTGGGCGCCTGCGCCGAGCAGGAACTCGACGTTCTCGGTGAGGTGCGCCGCCCCGCTGTTCTGGAGGATGAGCGTCGCGCGGCTGCCTGGGGCCGCCTCGACGATGGTGTGCGCTGCGCGGGGTGCGCCGCCCAGGGCGGACCTGGTGAGGGTGAACTCCTTGGCGTCGTCTCCCGTGACGGAGATGAGCAGCGCCTCCTGGAAGGCGGTCCAGGCGTTGGCGGACGCGCGGTCTTCCGGGATTCCTGCGCTGCCGATGCGGGCGTCGTCGCGACCGACCCACTCGGCGGTGACGCCGGGTGCGACGCTCGCGTCGAACACGTACGGCGCGCCGTCCAGCTCGCCGGAGATGAGCTCGGCGAGACGGGCGACCGGCGTGTACTTCCAGACGGCCTCGCGGCCGGTGACGTCCGGGAACTCGGAGACGACGGTGGACTTGAAACGGTCGGAGCGGGTCTGAACGGGCACAGCGCTGCGCATGTGCTTCGGCGCTGCCGTTCCCTCGGTTTCGATTGTCTTCGGGGTGGCGGTGGTCATTTAGCCGACAGAGCCTTCCATGCCCATCTCGATGAGCTTGTTGAGTTCGAGTGCGTATTCCATCGGGAGCTCCCTGGCGATCGGCTCGATGAACCCGCGCACGATCATGGCCATGGCCTCGTCCTCCGGAAGCCCACGGGACATCAGGTAGAAGAGCTGCTCCTCGCTCACGCGCGACACGGTCGCCTCGTGGCCGAGCTGCACGTCGTCGACGCGGATGTCGATGGCCGGATACGTGTCCGAACGGGAGATCGAGTCGACGAGCAACGCGTCGCAGCGCACGGTGTTCGCGGCGTGGTGCGCGTTCGCATCCACCCGCACCTCACCGCGGTAGCCTGCGCGGCCGCCTCCGCGGGCGATCGACTTGGAGACGATCGACGACTGCGTATACGGAGCCATGTGGATCATCTTCGCGCCGGCGTCCTGGTGCTGGCCGGGGCCGGCGAACGCGACGGACAGGGTCTCGCCCTTGGCGTGCTCCCCCATCAGGTAGATCGACGGGTACTTCATCGTGACCTTGGACCCGATGTTGCCGTCGATCCACTCCATCGTCGCGCCCTCAGCGGCCGTTGCACGCTTGGTGACGAGGTTGTAGACGTTGTTCGACCAGTTCTGGATGGTCGTGTACCGGACGCGCGC encodes the following:
- a CDS encoding ABC-F family ATP-binding cassette domain-containing protein — protein: MLAVQDLELRVGARLLMENVSFRVAPGDKIGLVGRNGAGKTTLTKVLAGDLLPNGGKVDRTEELGYLPQDPRSGNLEDLARTRILDARGLGSIVLGMQQATLDMASSDEKVSAAGMKKYGSLEERFQMLGGYAAEAEAASIASNLNLPDRILDQPLKTLSGGQRRRIELARILFSDARTMILDEPTNHLDADSVIWLREFLKNYTGGFIVISHDVELVGETVNRVFYLDANRQVIDIYNMGWKHYQRQRAADEERRKKERANAEKKAGVLQLQAAKFGAKASKAAAAHQMVARAEKLLAGLEDVRAVDRVAKLRFPTPAPCGRTPLQASDLSKSYGSLEIFTAVDLAIDRGSKVVVLGLNGAGKTTLLRMLAGVDKPDTGQVEPGHGLRIGYYAQEHETIDVDRSVLQNMMSASPNLAETEARRVLGSFLFTGDDSHKPAGVLSGGEKTRLALAMIVVSGANVLLLDEPTNNLDPASREEILDALAHYEGAVVLVSHDEGAVEALNPERVLILPDGVEDHWNRDYLELISLA
- the sufD gene encoding Fe-S cluster assembly protein SufD, which translates into the protein MRSAVPVQTRSDRFKSTVVSEFPDVTGREAVWKYTPVARLAELISGELDGAPYVFDASVAPGVTAEWVGRDDARIGSAGIPEDRASANAWTAFQEALLISVTGDDAKEFTLTRSALGGAPRAAHTIVEAAPGSRATLILQNSGAAHLTENVEFLLGAGAQLTVVTVQEWDDDALHVATHFATIGQDALLKHVAVTLGGGVVRLNPSAHLAGERADAELFGAYFADAGQHLEQQVYVFHDAPATRSRVTYKGALQGDGARTVWIGDVLIGPKAVGTDTYEQNRNLVLTDGARADSVPNLEIETGDIVGAGHASATGRFDDEQLFYLQSRGITEDEARRLVVRGFLGEIVQQIGSPALQERLQDAIEAELSSIVTVGS
- a CDS encoding non-heme iron oxygenase ferredoxin subunit gives rise to the protein MMGTRVCSADELVVDQATRVVVDGTPIAVVKDSAGDIHAIGDTCTHGEISLSEGFVEGDTLECWAHGSQFSLLTGKPMNLPAYEPVPVYQVELIDGDVYIDPNATKEI
- a CDS encoding SURF1 family protein is translated as MSGSGGWRFAFSRRWLGYLAFAVAFAIACGCLSAWQLARSKEAAAANALISDNFYSKPVPLTDELGSLNAYSPKQEWTRVQVTGTYQKDDELLVRNRPFNGSPGFEVLTPLRTADGALFMIDRGWVPTGNTTDAPDSVPAAPSGTVTVVARLKASEPAIPGRTAVGRQVGTIQLSVVKQKLGTDDVYTGAYGLLDSQKPSPASTPTPTVTDPPTQDEGLHWSYMIQWIIFALIGFFGLGYALLTEYRKRNEHTPEEQAKAAERQRKRALKRTDSDVEDELIDATR
- the sufC gene encoding Fe-S cluster assembly ATPase SufC is translated as MSVLEIRDLHVTVETEQGVKPILNGVDLTIREGEIHAIMGPNGSGKSTLAYTIAGHPKYTVTGGTITLDGEDVLAMTVDERARAGLFLAMQYPVEIPGVTNTNFLRTAKTAIDGEAPSIRSWVKDVRESMGKLRMDSSFAERNVNEGFSGGEKKRNEILQLELLKPKFAVLDETDSGLDVDALKVVSEGVNRAKENTGLGILLITHYTRILRYIKPDFVHVFVAGRVAEQGGPELAERLEEEGYDRFVDAPEPAKADAAELTEA
- a CDS encoding metal-sulfur cluster assembly factor, with the translated sequence MPATLSSALFDQVEEALKNVMDPELGINVVDLGLIYDLAWDDENNALIISMTLTSAGCPLTDVLEEQTAESLDGIVEAFRINWVWMPPWGPERITDDGRDMMRALGFAI